One window of Verrucomicrobiia bacterium genomic DNA carries:
- a CDS encoding tetratricopeptide repeat protein translates to MNTATACRCLSLALLLSACGPSAPVPPTEPSLSIPRRDPPRVDTVALDPTLARSIQSGREAVLAQPHSAAAWGAFGQVLHAAEFYPEALDCYTSALDRDPASVRWRYLVGLLQLPHDPESALSHLREAAQAAAPDDPAPALRLAHALVEHGRFAEGATHLDKLLAIVPHHPAARLELARVRLAEGQLPLAAQALTPCLTNLYTARPALMLLSQIRAREGENEAAVDLARRAESMPRPPDWPDPYLREIRQLQGDRARRADRVATLLAQGRLDDAERRLAELLHEAPEDPEILLLLGRLHFQQGRCADAETRFREHLAAREDSLNGWIQLALALLCQQHWTEALPPLERAIALKPDFAQAHANLGLAHARLGNTPSAIRAYREALRHRPADAATHAALAEQLALTGDASAARNHARQALALQPELPRALQVLRILNEDRNAEGSPSR, encoded by the coding sequence ATGAACACCGCGACCGCCTGCCGTTGCCTGTCGCTCGCTCTCCTGCTCTCCGCCTGCGGGCCGTCCGCACCCGTTCCTCCCACCGAACCCAGCCTGTCCATTCCCCGTAGGGACCCGCCCCGGGTGGACACCGTCGCCCTCGATCCAACACTCGCCCGTTCGATCCAGTCGGGCCGGGAGGCGGTCCTCGCCCAACCCCATTCCGCCGCCGCCTGGGGAGCCTTCGGCCAGGTCCTTCATGCCGCGGAGTTCTATCCGGAAGCGCTCGACTGCTACACCTCGGCCCTGGACCGTGACCCGGCCTCCGTCCGTTGGCGCTACCTCGTCGGACTCCTTCAACTGCCCCACGATCCGGAATCGGCCCTCTCCCACCTCCGCGAGGCCGCCCAGGCCGCCGCCCCGGACGATCCCGCCCCCGCCCTCCGCCTCGCTCACGCCCTTGTGGAACACGGCCGCTTTGCTGAAGGCGCCACCCATCTCGACAAGCTTCTCGCAATCGTCCCCCATCATCCGGCGGCCCGACTCGAACTCGCCCGCGTCCGGCTCGCCGAAGGGCAACTCCCCCTTGCCGCCCAGGCCCTCACCCCCTGCCTCACGAATCTGTACACCGCCCGTCCGGCCCTCATGCTCCTCAGCCAGATCCGAGCCCGGGAAGGAGAGAACGAGGCGGCCGTCGATCTCGCCCGCCGCGCCGAATCCATGCCGCGCCCCCCCGACTGGCCCGACCCCTATCTCCGCGAGATCCGCCAACTCCAGGGCGATCGCGCCCGCCGCGCCGATCGCGTCGCCACCCTCCTCGCCCAAGGCCGCCTCGACGACGCCGAACGCCGCCTGGCCGAACTCCTCCACGAAGCCCCCGAAGATCCCGAAATCCTCCTGCTCCTCGGCCGCCTCCACTTCCAGCAGGGCCGCTGCGCGGACGCCGAAACCCGCTTCCGCGAACACCTCGCCGCGCGTGAAGATTCCCTCAACGGCTGGATCCAGCTCGCCCTGGCCCTCCTCTGCCAGCAGCACTGGACCGAAGCGCTCCCGCCCCTCGAACGGGCCATCGCCCTCAAACCCGACTTCGCCCAGGCCCACGCCAATCTCGGCCTTGCCCACGCCCGGCTCGGCAACACCCCATCCGCCATCCGCGCCTATCGCGAAGCGCTCCGCCATCGACCCGCCGACGCCGCAACCCACGCCGCCCTGGCCGAACAACTCGCCCTCACGGGCGATGCCTCCGCCGCCCGGAACCACGCCCGCCAAGCCCTCGCTCTGCAACCCGAGCTACCCCGCGCCCTCCAGGTCCTCCGCATCCTGAACGAAGACAGGAATGCCGAAGGATCGCCATCGCGATGA
- a CDS encoding DUF4194 domain-containing protein, translated as MNLPWPSFWQHIPEPDRPALSEALTELLSKGVLLGDDGRAREIFLTAREHLRDLAEYLAPLHLDLWSDPDRSFLQARPVSGECGLTAKFNKAETLLVLVLWRLYHETRMERAVETVVVSANDVYQALRLTFEHLEPPTETHLDRMLARLHSRRLIRFQRHDDPQRFGESSVEILPTLPRVIPFESLDAWELMAGLHGAARGTPEPDADTEVSA; from the coding sequence ATGAACCTCCCCTGGCCTTCCTTCTGGCAACACATCCCGGAACCCGACCGTCCCGCCCTGAGCGAAGCCCTCACCGAACTCCTCTCGAAAGGGGTCCTGCTCGGCGACGACGGCCGTGCGCGGGAAATCTTCCTGACCGCCCGGGAACACCTTCGCGATCTCGCTGAATACCTCGCCCCGCTCCACCTCGACCTCTGGTCCGACCCGGATCGCTCGTTCCTCCAGGCCCGCCCGGTCTCGGGCGAGTGCGGACTGACCGCGAAATTCAACAAGGCCGAAACCCTCCTCGTCCTCGTCCTCTGGCGGCTCTACCACGAAACCCGGATGGAACGTGCCGTCGAAACCGTGGTGGTAAGCGCCAACGACGTCTATCAGGCCCTCCGCCTCACCTTCGAACACCTGGAACCGCCCACCGAAACCCATCTCGATCGCATGCTCGCCCGCCTCCACTCCCGCCGCCTGATCCGCTTCCAGCGTCATGACGACCCCCAACGCTTCGGCGAATCCAGCGTCGAAATCCTCCCCACCCTGCCGCGCGTCATCCCCTTCGAAAGCCTCGACGCCTGGGAACTCATGGCCGGCCTGCACGGAGCCGCCAGGGGTACCCCCGAACCCGACGCCGACACGGAGGTGTCCGCGTGA
- a CDS encoding acetylxylan esterase produces the protein MRFPTVALGLGFVLVLAAGCASSRSVRSSGPWDIEALMRVPEATWGVRTGLVQQVTYAGEPLEGRPTRVFGYLGRPAGASGERLPAMVLVHGGGGRAFPAWVEHWARRGYVALAMDLAGNGPDGRLPDGGPDQTDAVKFRDFGEAEVGDMWSYHAVAAVIRGHSLVRSLPEVDAGRVGVTGISWGGYLTCMVAGLDPRWKVAVPVYGCGFLGENSYWRDRSLAAMGAESRERWLRHFDPSRYLGNVRVPILFLNGTTDFAYPLDSYRRSYRLVPEPWRWVSVVVGLPHGHIWDFEEVDAFVDHALRGGARLPRLGATRVVGDRLEAELVTPLPVEEAMVCYTEDDGPWAQRVWKTVPARIEGGRVAGQLPGAGVRVAFLAVRDTRGLRASSEHVELPAEAGGR, from the coding sequence GTGCGATTTCCCACGGTGGCTCTCGGGCTCGGGTTTGTTCTGGTATTGGCGGCCGGGTGTGCTTCCTCGCGATCGGTGCGGTCGTCGGGGCCGTGGGACATCGAGGCGCTGATGCGGGTGCCGGAGGCGACGTGGGGCGTGCGGACGGGGTTGGTTCAGCAGGTGACGTATGCGGGGGAACCGCTGGAAGGGAGACCGACGCGGGTGTTCGGGTATCTCGGCCGGCCGGCGGGGGCGTCCGGGGAGCGGTTGCCGGCGATGGTGCTGGTGCATGGGGGTGGGGGCAGGGCGTTTCCGGCGTGGGTGGAACATTGGGCGCGCCGCGGGTATGTGGCACTGGCGATGGACCTGGCGGGGAACGGGCCGGACGGGCGGCTGCCGGACGGGGGGCCGGACCAGACGGATGCGGTGAAGTTCCGGGATTTTGGGGAGGCGGAGGTGGGAGACATGTGGAGTTACCATGCGGTGGCGGCGGTGATCCGGGGGCATTCGCTGGTGCGCTCGCTGCCGGAGGTGGATGCCGGACGGGTTGGGGTGACGGGGATCAGCTGGGGAGGGTATTTGACGTGCATGGTGGCGGGACTGGATCCGAGGTGGAAGGTGGCGGTGCCGGTGTACGGCTGTGGATTCCTGGGGGAGAACAGCTACTGGCGGGACCGGTCGCTGGCGGCGATGGGAGCTGAGTCGCGCGAGCGGTGGTTGCGGCACTTCGATCCGAGCCGGTACCTGGGGAATGTGCGTGTGCCGATCCTGTTCCTGAACGGGACGACGGACTTCGCGTATCCGCTGGACAGTTACCGGCGGTCGTACCGGCTGGTGCCGGAACCGTGGCGTTGGGTGAGCGTGGTGGTGGGATTGCCGCACGGGCACATCTGGGACTTCGAGGAGGTGGATGCCTTCGTGGACCATGCGTTGCGGGGCGGCGCGAGGCTGCCCCGTTTGGGTGCGACACGGGTGGTGGGGGATCGATTGGAGGCGGAGTTGGTGACGCCGCTGCCGGTCGAGGAGGCCATGGTTTGTTACACGGAGGATGACGGGCCCTGGGCGCAGCGGGTGTGGAAGACGGTGCCAGCGCGGATTGAGGGAGGACGGGTGGCGGGTCAACTGCCGGGGGCAGGGGTGCGGGTGGCGTTTCTGGCAGTGCGTGACACGCGGGGACTTCGGGCGAGCAGCGAGCACGTCGAGCTGCCGGCGGAGGCGGGAGGGCGTTGA
- a CDS encoding ThuA domain-containing protein, producing MAVLAAGEGAGEGAGEGAGVPAAPAVSASGPALPSLRAMLVTGGCCHNYPFQTAQLTNAVARHARVQWTIVHEGGSGTRAQIALYDDPNWAAGQDVVVHNECFADTRDPEYIRKITDAHREGMPAVVIHCAMHTYRDAAIDDWREFLGVQSRRHEHQSRYPVKVLEPVHPVLATMPSDWVTPMDELYVIDRVWPNVTVLATSASERNGAEHPVIWVNQFGNARVFGTTYGHSDDTFRDPVFLEFVSRGLLWSAGKLE from the coding sequence ATGGCGGTCCTGGCGGCGGGTGAGGGGGCGGGTGAGGGGGCGGGTGAGGGGGCGGGTGTGCCCGCCGCGCCCGCGGTGTCGGCGTCGGGACCGGCGCTTCCTTCGCTGCGAGCGATGCTGGTGACGGGCGGGTGCTGTCACAACTACCCGTTTCAGACAGCGCAGTTGACCAACGCGGTGGCGCGGCACGCGCGGGTGCAGTGGACGATCGTGCATGAAGGGGGGAGCGGGACGCGGGCGCAGATTGCGCTGTACGACGATCCGAACTGGGCGGCCGGGCAGGACGTGGTGGTGCACAACGAGTGCTTCGCCGACACGCGTGATCCGGAGTACATCCGGAAGATCACCGACGCGCATCGGGAGGGGATGCCGGCGGTGGTGATCCATTGTGCGATGCACACGTACCGGGATGCGGCGATCGACGACTGGCGGGAGTTCCTGGGGGTTCAGAGCCGGCGGCACGAGCACCAATCGCGGTACCCGGTGAAGGTGCTTGAGCCGGTGCATCCGGTGCTGGCGACCATGCCGTCGGACTGGGTCACGCCCATGGACGAGTTGTACGTCATCGACCGGGTCTGGCCCAACGTGACGGTGCTGGCGACGTCGGCGAGCGAGCGCAACGGGGCGGAGCACCCGGTGATCTGGGTGAACCAGTTCGGGAACGCCCGCGTTTTCGGGACGACCTACGGGCATTCGGACGACACCTTCCGCGATCCGGTCTTTCTCGAGTTCGTGAGCCGGGGGTTGCTGTGGTCGGCGGGGAAGCTGGAGTGA